The genomic stretch TCCTCAGTATTGTAAATCAAAAAAAAGAGTGGAGAGTAACGATGATCCTTTTTAAACCTGAACATATCCCAATGGTAAAAAACGGAATAAAAACACAAACCAGGCGAAAAGGGAAGCCTCGTTGGAAAATCGGTTCTATTCACCAAGCTAAAGAGAATTTTAAAAAAGGTAGTAAGCCGTTTGCTCATATTGAAATCTTGGCTGTACGGCGGGAACCGTTGGGGAGTATTACTGAAGCAGATGCCAAGGCAGAAGGGTATAGTTCCGTAGAGGAATATAAAAAGGTATTTCAACGCATTTACGGAGATTGGAATCCTGATGAAGTTGTAAATGTGGTTGATTTTAGAAGAGTTATGAAATGATACAGTAGGCTACACAATGGTAGGAAAAAGAAATGTTTACACAGGTCCAGAATGGAACCGCCGGGAGGAAGTTGAAGCCAAGGTTATTTTGCGTTGTGATGGGAGTGATTTAGTGAAAGGTGGAGGAAATCGCTAACATTGTTGACACTTTGGAATTTGGCAACGATTCCGACATAGAGGAATCGTTAGAAGAGTTGGCAAGTTTTGAGTAAATGAGAAGGGCATATCTAACTTCTCCTGATTTTATAAGGGGTGGCTGCAATGTTACGGTTGTTTATAGGTATCATTTGCTTAGCTCTGGCCATAATATGGCTGCCATGGCTTGGGCCGTAATTAAAACACAGGTTAGTTAAAATGCTAAGGATGGTGAAAGACAATTAAAAACACAGATGTCCAGGCATTGATCAAAGCTCATTACGAATCCGAAGAGGAATTCCATAATGTTGTTGACAGAATAATAAAAACCGAAGAGAGCACCGGAAAAAGAACATCAGCCGACAGGATAAGGGCAACATTTAATAATCATTCGGGTAAAAAACGTAACGGATATACCGTTAAGCCGCTGCACGAACTGTCAACTATAAATAAATCAAACCAAAACATGGTTGAAGTGCGCCGGTCCGACATTACCCTACCGGATGTAATAGCCTCTCAAGAGGTTATAACATCTATTAGTGAAGTAATTAATGAGTTTAAGAACAAAAAGATCCTCAATAATTATGGACTTGAGGCTTTAAATAAGATATTGCTTAGCGGGCCGCCCGGTGTTGGCAAGACGTGGACAGCCATGGCCATAGCCGGGGAATTAGAAATGGATATAGTCTTTGTACGGTGGGACAGCCTAATCAGTTCGTACCTCGGTAGTACCGGCAACAATATACGTAAGGTTTTTGAGGCGGTAAATGCAAAACCGGTGGTTCTTCTCTTGGACGAATTTGACGCTGCGGGAAAAGACCGGGGTGGCAATGAGCAAGAAGTAGGGGAGATGTCCCGGGTAGTCATTAACATCCTTCAAAACATTGATATGTTCCCGCCGGAATCTTTTTTGTTAGCGGCCACAAACCATGGCCACCTTCTTGATACGGCTATCCCTAGAAGATTTGTAGTTGTAAACCTGGAACTTCCAGGAGAAGATGAACGCCGGAGATTGATTCAGTATTATTCAAAGGGGCTGCCTGTTTCAATTGATCTGGATGAGTGGCTCAAGAAGACTGATGGGTTAAGTGGAGCTGAAATAAGAACAAAAATCCATCAGGAAGCTAAACGGGCGATTCTTAAGAACGATAGTGAGTTTATGTCGGTGGCTACATTATTATAGACGAAAAGACGTAATAAACCTAATAAAGGTTTTAGAATTGGCCGCAGAAAGAGCCTTCATCAATGGCAACAGATTAAACGACCTGGGTTGTAGAGATGTAAGCAGAGGGAAGTTTCTCTTTGTAATAGAGTCTGTCGTCAATAATGTTGCCATAAAATTGAGAGTTCCCATCAATAAATTGATTGATATGGAGAAGTTACGTAATTTATAGAACGGTTGCGCGAGCCTTTTTAGGAGGGAGGATGGAAAGTGCCTGAACCTAAAGAGCATATTCATATTCAAAATCCATCAAATGACATTGACGAAGTAATTGGTTGGATGCGTGATAATGATATCCAAAAGCTGACCAACAAGCTAGAATGCTACGACCGTCTTTTAAGGCAGTTACCCGACAGAGAAGATATGGGGAACTTGGAAAAACGGATTATTCAAAATATCTATTTTGTGGTAATTAAATCCATTAAGGATTCCTTTGATTTTTTAGGTGAACTTGATGAATTTGATGATAATGTTCGTACTGCTATTAAAATACGGGACAACAGCATGAAAGTTGAGGCGGCATTAGGATTCGCGGATTTCGTGGAAAAGGCAACGTTTACCGGTAGTTACTATGAAGAAAAGGAGAAAATAAAAGCGTGGCTGGAGGAATACCGTGAAGCAAACTCTGGATCAGAAGAAGTCGCTGCAACTCGTGAAACTGATGATATCAATTCCTGAGGGATTTAAGCCAGTCTAAGGGGAATAAAGAACATTAAAATAAACAAAAGGAACATATTCCAAAGGGGGGGGTGAAAAAGTGTCCGGACATGAAAAAGAAATTCTTACGAAGGAAAAACATGATGCTTTAGTGTTGGGAGCAAACCTGCTCATAGAGGAACTCTTTAAAGATTTGGTCAGGATAGAAAAAGGGGAATCAATAAGTGATTGTGATGCTTTACAGGATTATCTTCCAAGTCAGTTCAGGCATTATTATACCGGACTTTTTGTCACAAAATTTATTGTCTGTGTTGTAAGAATGGCAGACCGTATTGCAACGTGGGAGGATGGAACAATTCCTGCATCAACAGCGGAAAATATGGCTCTTGGAGCTATCATCGACAAGGCAAAGATAAAGTTGGAGCTTAAAGCAGATAAAAATGGATATCCGGTAGACATGGATTATGATCTGTTTGAAGATGTTGTTTCACCCGACCTTGATTACGCGATATTATTTGACCCAAAATACGATGGCATCGAGGACACTCAGGAAGCTGAATACATGGGAATGGCTCTTAAACCGCCTGAATGGTTCGAACCTATATATGGTGATGTACACCCTTACGTTAAAGATGACCCGAAGTTATAGGATTTGTAGGGAAAAAAACTCCACTCCGTGAAAACCTATTTACCGCTTTTTGGCGGTTTACCTGTCCAAAGTGTAAAAACTTTGGGATCAGGATGAAGCCTTAAGGCTGAGACGGTAGGAGTTGGTAGCATCTTTATGCTAAGTAGTTGAAAAACTCTGCATTACTTG from Bacillota bacterium encodes the following:
- a CDS encoding ASCH domain-containing protein, which codes for MILFKPEHIPMVKNGIKTQTRRKGKPRWKIGSIHQAKENFKKGSKPFAHIEILAVRREPLGSITEADAKAEGYSSVEEYKKVFQRIYGDWNPDEVVNVVDFRRVMK
- a CDS encoding ATP-binding protein; the protein is MIKAHYESEEEFHNVVDRIIKTEESTGKRTSADRIRATFNNHSGKKRNGYTVKPLHELSTINKSNQNMVEVRRSDITLPDVIASQEVITSISEVINEFKNKKILNNYGLEALNKILLSGPPGVGKTWTAMAIAGELEMDIVFVRWDSLISSYLGSTGNNIRKVFEAVNAKPVVLLLDEFDAAGKDRGGNEQEVGEMSRVVINILQNIDMFPPESFLLAATNHGHLLDTAIPRRFVVVNLELPGEDERRRLIQYYSKGLPVSIDLDEWLKKTDGLSGAEIRTKIHQEAKRAILKNDSEFMSVATLL